The Nocardioides marmorisolisilvae genomic interval GAAGGAGTGTCCTCGGATGAAGCTCTCCCATTCGACGTCGCTGTGGACGTCACGAGTGGGCTCGTTCTCGGTGACGACGTACGGCTTCATCGAGGCCGTCTCGAAGATCTCACGCACCTTTCGGCCCGCCGCAGTGAGGTCCTCGATGTCTCGAGGATCAGCCAACATCGGGTGGTCGATGACCGGTGCTGAGCGGTGATCGTCGGACTCGAGACGAATGGTTCCGCGTCCGCGCGGATGAACCGGTGACATGAAGGTGCTGACGATCGACCGGTCCGAGAAGGCCACGCCCTGTTTGTCGTGGCGGTTCTTGGCCACCTCCTCCTGGGTCGAATGGGGTTTCTCCTCGGCCAGCCCGAGGGGGGCCATCAGGACGTGGTACTGCGGCCAGCCCTCGGGTTCGAGCGGAGGTCCGAAGAGCATCGCGTGCGACAGGGGGGCGGTGCCGGGGCCGCGCCGCCTGAACACGAACTCCAGGCCACCCTTGAGGATCGAGAGAGGATTCAGCTCCTGGTTCAGGGTGCGCTCGGTCACCTCGAAGGTCATCGAGATCGCCGGGTGTTCCTGCAGGTTGCGACCGACCGCCGGCACGTCGGCGACGACGGGGATGCCCAGGGCACGGAGCTCATCCTCGGGACCGACACCAGAACGCAGCAGAAGGGTGGGGGACTCGAGTGCGCCGGCACTGACGATCACTTCCCTATTTGCGCGGACGGTGCGCAGCTGACCTCTCTTCTCGTACTCGACGCCGACAGCCCGGGTGCCCTCGAACAGGATGCGAGTGGCCACGGCATGTGTTTCGACCTCGACCTCTCCCCGCCGCCGGGCTGGAGCCAGGAATGATCGTGCTGTGCTGTGACGCAGGCCCTTGCGCTGCGACAACTGCGACCAGGCTGCTCCAAACTGGCTCTCACCGTTGTAGTCGTCGAGCAGCGGCAGTCCAGCCTCCTCGGCACCGGTGAGCCAATGGCGCACCATCGGATGCTTGAGCCTGACCTCGGAGACGCGCTGTGGGCCGTTGCCGCCGCGCCACGCGTTGGCGCCACCCTCGTAGGACTCCAGCGACTTCATGAAGGGAAGCAAGGTGGAGTAGTCCCACCCGGCAGCACCCATCTTCGCCCAGGTGTCGAAGTCAGCCGAGTTGCCGCGTACCCACAGCATGGCGTTGACGGAGCTACCGCCGCCGAGCACCTTGCCTGCCGCCCACGTGTCCACCGCGCCACCACGGGTCGCGTCAGGAAGCAGTTCGTAATGCCAGTAGTTCTGGGGGTTGATCCTGATCATCCCGGCGGGAATCTGGATGAACGGCGACAAATCCGAGCCGCCAGCCTCCAGCAACAGGACGCTTCCCTTGCGCCCCGCCCCGAGCCTGGCGCTGACGACATTGCCTGCCGAACCGCCGCCGACCACGATGTAGTCGGGATTGTTGGTGGTACTCATGCCATCGCCCACTGGACGTGCTGAGCCTCGGAGAACTCCTCGATTCCCCAGACGCCGTACTCACGGCCAACTCCGCTCTGCTTCATGCCACCGAACGGGGCGTCGGGCCGGAAGCCTCCGCCGTTGACCTGCACACTGCCGACCCGCAGCTGCGCGGCCACCTTCAGGCCCGCTTCCAGGTCGGTGGTGAACACCTTCGCGTGGAGACCGTACGGTGTGTCATTCGCCGTCGTCACGGCGTCGGCGATGTCGTCGTAGGGGAGGAGGACGCCCACCGGACCGAAGAGTTCCTGCCGCGACACCGGCGCCTGATTGTCCACGCCGCCGAGGAGGTACGCGGGCATGAACCAGCCGTCCAGGTCGGGCACGGACCCCTTGCCGATGACCGTCGCGCCTGATTCGAGCGCAGCATCGACCCTGGCTTGCACGTGGTCACGATGTTCGGGGCGGATCAAGGGACCGATCGCCGTTGAGGGCGCCCAGGGATCGCCTGCGGGAAGGGCTTCGATGAACCGACGCGCACGCTCGGCGAACTCGTCCCACCGTGAGCGTGGAACAAGTATGCGTGTGGTGGCGCCACAGCTCTGGCCGGAGTTGGCGAGGTAGCCCATCAGGATAGAGGGCACCTGCGACTCGAGGTCCGCGTCAGGAAGGACGACAGCCGGTGACTTGTCCCCCAGTTCCAGCGAGATCGACTTTGCCGTCTCGGCCGCCTGGCGCATGATGTGTGCGCCGACTGCCATCGAACCGGTGAAGGCGACCTTGTCCACACCTGGATGTGTGGTGAGGCGCTGCCCGACGTCGGGACCGCCGACGACGATGTTCACAACGCCGGGAGGAAGTTCCGAGAAGACCTCTGCCAGCAGCAGTGTCGTGAGTGGTGCGCGTGGGCTGGGCAGGAGGACTCCGGTGCAGCCGGCGGCGAGCGCCGCTCCCATGCCCCGCATGGCAAGGAGAATCGGGAAGTTGTATGCGGTGATGACGGCGGCAACGCCGACGGGGCGACGCGCGACCAGGCTGACGCTGGTCGTCGGTACGAAGTGAGGTCCGAGGTGGACGGTGCCGTCCTCGGCGGCCCGGTCGGCGTACTCACGCAGTGTCTGCACGGCGAGGTCGGTCTGCAGGGTGTCGGCCAGGGCCACAGGAGTCCCGACTTCGAGGATCACGCCTGCGGACAGGGTGGCCTGCAAGGTCTCGAGCTTGTCCGCAACGCGATGGAGTGCCAGCGAGCGCTCACGCGGGGACATCCGCGGCCACGGACCTTCGTCGAAGGCGCGACGAGCGGCATCGATCGCGGCGTCGACCTGGGACAGGTCAGCAGTTGCGAATGTGGTCAGGGTCTTTGTGGTCGTCGGGTCGGGAATTGTGAGTTCCGGACCATTGCCTGCGACGCTCTTGTCGCCCACCAACAGATCCAGGTTCCACGCGGGCGCGCGTTCGTCGACGCCTGCGGATGAGGGTAGTGATGTCATGACGTAGTCTCCATTTCTGAAAGGGGCACCTCGACGACGACCGTCCCCGGTCCTACCGTCACGCCGAGCGAGTTCCAGGCGGAGATCTCCAGGTGGACTACGCCGACGCCCTTCGTCGTCGTCTTGCTGAGGACCCGGCCGCCGACGTAGGTGGTGTCGCCGACGATGTTGAACTTCTTCATCCGGAAGCCTGAGATGGAACGGATCGTTGCCGTCATGCCCACGTATTCGCGAACGGCGCGTTCCCACATCCCGAGCAACATGAAGGTGTTCGCGTACATCTCGGGCGCGCCGGACGCCTGTGCAGCCTCCGTGTTGTGGTGAATTGAATTGAAGTCCCGGGTCGAGCCGGCAGCCATCACGAGGCGATATACCGAGAGCGGGAACGCGACAGCGGGCACCTCGTCGCCGGGCTGCACATCGGCAAAGCGCAGCCTGGCGCCCTCACTGGTTTCGAGGCTCATCGGTCGATCTCCTCATCATGTGCGTTGTAGGCGTAGGTGCCGGTGCGCACCCGCGCCACGACATCGAGGTTCTCGTCCACCACATCGGACTCCCATTTGATGAAGGCGCCCTTGCCGACCGCCGTTTCCTTGGGGGTGCAACTCAGGAGCCTGCGCCCCCGCTGGGCGAGCCGGGAGCCGACGACCACCGGGCGTAGGAACTCGATCTCCAGATCGGTTCCGAAGAAGCCGTTGGTGGGTGGGGCCAACTCGAGCCCGACGTTGTTGATCGGGCTGTCCTCCGGTTGGGCATTGCGCTCGTGGCTGGTGAAGATGACCTGGCCGGGCTGGCGCATCGGTGGAAGAGTCCACATCAGCATCGAAGCGGCAGGCGCAATGATGTCGTCGTAGCCGTGGGCGCGCGCGGTCTCGCGGCTGGTGTGGAGCTTGCAGTCGAACTCGAGCGGCTCCAACCACCGACGAATCGTGCTCTGCTCGACAGGGTCACCGGCGAAGGTCGGCGCCCCCTCGTCGAAGTTTCTTCCAACGGCGGCGATCATCGGCTGCCAACCGGCTTGCCATCCCTCATCTGCCATGTCGCACTTCCTCTCCTTGGTCATGTCAGGACACCTGTCCGTTCGAGCTCGGCGATCTCATCCGAGGTCAGGCCCAGGTTTTGGCGCAGGATTTCGTGGTTGTGCTCGCCGTAACGGGGTGCGGATCCACGCACGCGGGCAGGCGTGGCGGAGAGCGAGAATCGTGGGCCTTCGACTGTCACTGATCCGTGAAGGGGGTGGTCGACGGAGGTGAAATGGCCGCGTGCAGCGAGCTGGGCGTCATTCATCGCGTCGACTGCGGTCGATGCGACATGTGCGGGCACGCCCGATCGCTGGAAGAGGTTCTCGAGGTCCTGTGCGCGACGGCTCGCCGTCCAGGCGCTGATGGTCGCATCGATCTCGTCCTCACGCGCTCGACGCCCTGCCAGCGTCGACAGCGCCGGATCCTCGGCCCAGTCCGTGCGACCGATCGCGCGGGCCAGGGTCTGCCATTCGGACGTCGTACGCACCGTCAACGCGAGATGGTCCGCGCATCCGTCGTCTGTCGCGCGACAGCGATAGACACCGTGGGGCGCGAAGGCGTCGTGACGATTGCCGTGCGGCCGGGCGACGTGGCCGGTCGCGAGATGGGCGGCTAGTTCGGGACCGAGGAAGTAGACACCTGCCTCGGCCTGGGCGACATCGAGATAGCAGCCGCGGCCCGTCGTGCGTCGGGCGCGCAGCGCGCCGAGCAGTGCAATCAGGGTCACCCTGGGCCCGAGGAAGTCCGTGTAGGGGCCGAACGGCCCGATTGGCAGTTCTCCGGGGACGCCGACCAGTTGCTGATAGCCGCTCATTGCCGCGCCGATGTTGCCGAAGCCGGCGAGGCCGGACAGGCTTCCGCTCTGTCCCATCAGGGAGCTGCTGACCATGACCAGGTCCTCATGACCCTCGCGTAGCGAGTCGTAGTCAAGCCCCCATCGCGCCATCTGGCCAGGTGCGAAGGACTCGACCACGACATCAGCCCAGCGGGAGAGCCGACGGACCAGCTCCCGACCCTCGGCCGTGGAGAGGTCGAGCGAGAGCCCCAGCTTTCCGGCGTTGCATGTCTCGTAGAGCGCAGAGTTCTCGACTCCTGGGGTGCCGCCTTGGAAGGGCGGCATCAATCGGGCGGTGTCGACCTTCTTCCGCGACTCGACCCGAATGACCGTTGCTCCGAGATCGGCGAGTGTACGCCCGACCACGGGGCCGGCGACCACCCAGCTCAGGTCGAGCACCCGCAGGCCGTCCAGGGGACCGATCGTGTCGGTCCGACGGTGAGACTCGTGGTGTGCAGACGCGGGACAGGAGCCGGACAGCCATTCCGAAAGGACCTCCGA includes:
- a CDS encoding GMC family oxidoreductase, with product MSTTNNPDYIVVGGGSAGNVVSARLGAGRKGSVLLLEAGGSDLSPFIQIPAGMIRINPQNYWHYELLPDATRGGAVDTWAAGKVLGGGSSVNAMLWVRGNSADFDTWAKMGAAGWDYSTLLPFMKSLESYEGGANAWRGGNGPQRVSEVRLKHPMVRHWLTGAEEAGLPLLDDYNGESQFGAAWSQLSQRKGLRHSTARSFLAPARRRGEVEVETHAVATRILFEGTRAVGVEYEKRGQLRTVRANREVIVSAGALESPTLLLRSGVGPEDELRALGIPVVADVPAVGRNLQEHPAISMTFEVTERTLNQELNPLSILKGGLEFVFRRRGPGTAPLSHAMLFGPPLEPEGWPQYHVLMAPLGLAEEKPHSTQEEVAKNRHDKQGVAFSDRSIVSTFMSPVHPRGRGTIRLESDDHRSAPVIDHPMLADPRDIEDLTAAGRKVREIFETASMKPYVVTENEPTRDVHSDVEWESFIRGHSFGGSHWVGTVRMGDAADPGAAVDPTLRVKGVRGLRVVDASVMPTLTSGNTNAPTVMIGERGAQLILKDHDQ
- a CDS encoding aldehyde dehydrogenase family protein, translated to MTSLPSSAGVDERAPAWNLDLLVGDKSVAGNGPELTIPDPTTTKTLTTFATADLSQVDAAIDAARRAFDEGPWPRMSPRERSLALHRVADKLETLQATLSAGVILEVGTPVALADTLQTDLAVQTLREYADRAAEDGTVHLGPHFVPTTSVSLVARRPVGVAAVITAYNFPILLAMRGMGAALAAGCTGVLLPSPRAPLTTLLLAEVFSELPPGVVNIVVGGPDVGQRLTTHPGVDKVAFTGSMAVGAHIMRQAAETAKSISLELGDKSPAVVLPDADLESQVPSILMGYLANSGQSCGATTRILVPRSRWDEFAERARRFIEALPAGDPWAPSTAIGPLIRPEHRDHVQARVDAALESGATVIGKGSVPDLDGWFMPAYLLGGVDNQAPVSRQELFGPVGVLLPYDDIADAVTTANDTPYGLHAKVFTTDLEAGLKVAAQLRVGSVQVNGGGFRPDAPFGGMKQSGVGREYGVWGIEEFSEAQHVQWAMA
- a CDS encoding hotdog family protein, with amino-acid sequence MSLETSEGARLRFADVQPGDEVPAVAFPLSVYRLVMAAGSTRDFNSIHHNTEAAQASGAPEMYANTFMLLGMWERAVREYVGMTATIRSISGFRMKKFNIVGDTTYVGGRVLSKTTTKGVGVVHLEISAWNSLGVTVGPGTVVVEVPLSEMETTS
- a CDS encoding FAS1-like dehydratase domain-containing protein, which codes for MADEGWQAGWQPMIAAVGRNFDEGAPTFAGDPVEQSTIRRWLEPLEFDCKLHTSRETARAHGYDDIIAPAASMLMWTLPPMRQPGQVIFTSHERNAQPEDSPINNVGLELAPPTNGFFGTDLEIEFLRPVVVGSRLAQRGRRLLSCTPKETAVGKGAFIKWESDVVDENLDVVARVRTGTYAYNAHDEEIDR
- a CDS encoding CaiB/BaiF CoA-transferase family protein is translated as MGSLDGCRVLDLCEGGALLAGRMLADLGADVVVVEPAEGSPTRHLGPGPAGSTWAALAANKRSVVLDLESTHGRERLANLVAVADIVVESSGNQLSSFGLGPAELSAVNPRLVHVAISPFGSSGPKADYASTDLIVWAAGGALDLNRDNSDQPLRISSDQAFLHAGADAACGALAAFDVAERTGLGQRVEVSAQASLTICTLGRILAPYAGDDNPDPDAVHGKIDQSGSGTGTRRSKWPCVDGLIEFHLAMGAAAGHFTNRFFTWMAEADAPLPKHLDWDWLVLPAMLERGEITQSDLEKVRDRVGEFFQTKTKAQVTAAAMERRLLCVGISDVADLAASPQLAERGFWCEVGDGDRRQRLPGRFACASGELYSFRRAAPELGEHTSEVLSEWLSGSCPASAHHESHRRTDTIGPLDGLRVLDLSWVVAGPVVGRTLADLGATVIRVESRKKVDTARLMPPFQGGTPGVENSALYETCNAGKLGLSLDLSTAEGRELVRRLSRWADVVVESFAPGQMARWGLDYDSLREGHEDLVMVSSSLMGQSGSLSGLAGFGNIGAAMSGYQQLVGVPGELPIGPFGPYTDFLGPRVTLIALLGALRARRTTGRGCYLDVAQAEAGVYFLGPELAAHLATGHVARPHGNRHDAFAPHGVYRCRATDDGCADHLALTVRTTSEWQTLARAIGRTDWAEDPALSTLAGRRAREDEIDATISAWTASRRAQDLENLFQRSGVPAHVASTAVDAMNDAQLAARGHFTSVDHPLHGSVTVEGPRFSLSATPARVRGSAPRYGEHNHEILRQNLGLTSDEIAELERTGVLT